The Oenanthe melanoleuca isolate GR-GAL-2019-014 chromosome 12, OMel1.0, whole genome shotgun sequence DNA window TCTGCACTGGCTGTGGGGCCTGGCCTCCCTCAGGGTCCGCCGGGCCCggctgctgcttgtgctgcGGCCTCTGGCGCGccagctgggggagagggacaTCAGCAGGGCCGGGCTCACCCCAGCCAGCCAGCCCGTtcctgcagggccagccctattcctgcatccccagccccacagcccgTGCTCACCTTGAAGGTGCCCGTGGCCCCCACGGCAGAGGAGTTGTGGGGCCGCACCAGCTCCCCGCAGCTCAGCCCCTTGCTCAGTGCCTGCTTCAGCAGGTACTTGAGGCGGATGGGGTCCACGCTGGGGTACTTGGCCAGGATGAAGCGCTTGATGGCCACGACAGAGGCTCCCTTCTTCTCATCGTGGGCCCGCAGCGCCTCTTTGACCATCTGCAGGGTTGGAGGGTGCTGGGCCTTGCCGCGCTGGGCTGCACCGGGAGCTTTGGCTGCTGGAAGAGGGATCATTTGGGACTGGAGCCCAGCCCCGAGACACTCACACCCCCAGCAGCCACAACCCTGCTCATCTCTACAGACCCCAGGGACCACAGCCACCACAGATCAGAGCCTGAGCCCAACCTCAGCCCCGAGGGACCCCACAGCACTTGCAGACCCCTTACCCATAGCAGCACACAAACCCAAGCAGGCACAGACAGCTCTCCCCACACCACAAACCCCACTGCCACACCCAGCTCACCTCCATCCAATTTATCTGatgagcagcctggctgcaggtgctggttGGCAGTCGCTAATTGCTGTGGTGGAAGCCCTGATGGCAGTCAGGGTCTGGAAGCTGATGGCCCTTTGAAAAAGCTTTGTAAGGGGCTGGGGAGAAGGAGCACACCTAAGCAGAGGGCTTGGGGAAGGATGAGGGAAGGGGGGTTTGCAGGGTGATTGCCCTgaacaggcagagaaaaggTGTCTACCTGCTGCAAGGTGGGTGTTGGGGTGCTGGGATTGCAGCTTGCTGACAACTCTTGCTGTGGGGTGCACAGGGAACCAGCCCAGAGCACGGGGCCCACACAGACCCAGTGTGAAGGTGGGATGTGCTGCCTCCCTTACTGGGTATGGCCTCACTAGGAAATGGCACTGATAATGGATGGTGGTGGGAGGGGAAGATTCCACAagtgagaggaggaaaatgaagagCTGCTTGGTGagccagcagaggcaggaggagcagctctccccCAGTATCCCCAAGTGTCACAAGCAGGACAACAATCCACCACACCCCCTGAATCCCGTGTTGAGGAGagagcattcccagccctgaaTCCTGTGTTGAGGGGagagcattcccagccctgaaTCCCGTGTTGAGGGGagagcattcccagccctgaaTCCCGTGTTGAGGGGagagcattcccagcctggacATGGGCACTTCCATGGCCCCTCCATGCAGCCCCTGTGCTTGTGAGGAGAACCTGAGTACGGCACCCACGGCTGTGTGGTGTAGGAACAGGGCAGATGTCCCCACTGCAGGGACTGTCCCCCTCAGGCAGGACTCACAGGGATTTTGTGTGCATTGTCTGTTGGAAATGTGAGGGAGTCGTAAGGCAGGATTTCGTGATGGCAGGACTGGCTCATGGCCATCTCAGCAGGCCACAGCAATGGACCTGAAAAGCACTGCCCACTTGACCCTTGTCAAGATCTGTGCCCACCTCCTGAGCCCAGGGGCCAGATCCTGGCTGGGGTGCCAGTAGGAGCCAGGTCTGGAGCAAGGAGCTGGGAGATAGAGCCATTGCCTGGagcccctcctcctgcccagatCAGCACTAGCCTCTTCATTGCTTCATTTCCAGTCCATTTCTGAATTCCCCAGGAAGGGGACAAAGGgggcacaggagagctgctggggctggcaccaCAGAAGGTTTGGGTGCATTTCCTCATCCTGGATCCATCCATCACCTCTCTGGTAGCTCTGTGAGCCTCTGGCACCTGGCTAGGCTGGTAGGAGGGTCCCAAACCCTTGCTTGCCcctagcagcagcagcagccaggtggcacagtgtggggacagccctgctggtgccagggctgctcctccatGGGCAGGAGAACCTCAGTGCCAGGCATCGCCACACTCCTGAGCACAGCCTCACGACAGCAAATAAACTCTGaatccttcctccttttccctccaaAACCACCTCCCAGATTTGAAGCACATGAATCAGACATCAGCCTAAACACTGAATTATTCATAAAACTCTAATCTTTAGATTTCACTGAATATGCAGAAGTATCGATAAAAAAGATAATGAGAGAATTGTACTTGCAAATTGCTCTTTATTAAGGGTTTAACTTGCATGGGCTCTATACATTCCCTATTAGTCCTTGCAAAGCTGCATAGGATTAGAAATCAGAGAGGATAATAATGTATAAAAATAGTTTCAAATGTTGATAACACTGAACAGTGAGAAAAACATCTTATTTGTATAactgaactaaaaataaaaatgaagaacaCTGCTACAATTGCAACATGCCATCTTGTAGTGCTTCGAACATATGTCGGCGTGGCTGAGCCATatgctgctgggtgctgctgctggagatcagccctgtgcccagcaagcctccagagctgcccaaacctgctgctgggccaggacCAGACTGCCCCAAACGGGCAGGGCATGGGGAAGCTCCTTGGGGGTTGGCCCTAGGGGTCCAAAGATGGctagggaagagaaagaggacTGCACTGAAGGGGTGCTGGGgccatggagcagagctgctgctcagggtgcAAACtctgtctgtgtgctgctgtgcagggctgagcacagagctgtcctAGAGACACTCAGggtgtgctgctgtgcagggctgagcacagagctgtcctAGAGACACTCAGggtgtgcagtgctgcagggctgagcacagagctgtacTGGAGCCACTCAGggtgtgcagcactgcagggctgagcacagagctgtgctggagccactCAGGGTGtacagtgctgcagggctgagcacagagctgtgctggagccactCAGGGTGTacagtgctggcagggctgagcacagagctgtgctggagccactCAGggtgtgcagcactgcagggctgagcacagagctgtcctAGAGACATTCAGGGTGTGCAGTGCTGCAAGGCTGAGCATAGAGCTGTCCTAGAGACATTCAGgttgtgcagtgctgcagggctgagcacagagctgtgctggagccactCAGGGTGTGCAGcgctgcagggctgagcacagagctgtcctAGAGACATTCAGgttgtgcagtgctgcagggctgagcacagagctgtgctggagccactCAAGGCTGTGTCATGCTggcagggctctctgtgcctcctgcctgccagcaggATCCGTGCACTGGTATCTGTCCCATCCCCTGCAGGAATCACAGTGTCTCCCAGGACTTCTGGCAGATGGGAcagggccagagctgggagcatctgacagagctggggcacTTTGCAGCAGCCAAACCTGCTGCTGATGGGCTGAGGGACTGGCAGCACTGGCTAGGAAACATCTCTGGCAAAAGAGCCAGAAAGTGGCCCCAGCtctggccctggcagcagcagatgcagaaggtgccctggctggggcaggtTGAGGGAGGCAggacagctctgccatggcCCAGGCAGAGCTCTCTGACCCCCTCTGCACTCAGAGAAGGGGCATGAGCTCTCAGCAAGTCAACAGAAACGCATGGATTTTCGCCAGAGGAGCTAAGCCTTTGCATTTTAATTACAAAAGGTGTGTACAGATTTTCAGCCTTGTTCCCAGGGTTCCTAGAGCCAGGAGCGAGGAGCCTGTCCCACAGGGCCTGGCCATGGGGCAGGAGGTGGCGGCGGTGGGCGAAGGTTgtgcccccagggcagcaccccGGGGactggctgctcccctggggcCTATGCAGGGGAGACCTGGCTGGTGGAGACGGACGAGGTCTCTGTCTTGCCAGCAGATGTGTCCTCGTCTCCCAGAGGGTTCTTGCCACAGCAGAGGGTTGTGATCATGCAGTTCCGGAactgggagagagggaagcCCAGGTGAGCTGGCTGGACACCAGGTAGCTCTAATTGCAGAGCTGTCCTAAAgcccagcaaagctgctgggaAGCCCCCAGTGCTGTGGTACAGGAGGAGCTCTGCCTGTGTGGAGtctcctgccccactgcctgCTTCCCACCCCATCTattgccagccctgcctgctcctgtgctggctcccCCATCAACCCAGCACCTGCATTACTTCAGGTGGAATAGTCTTGCATCTGTGAGATTTGTGAACACCAAGGATGAGCTGCACAGTTCATTTCCCATGTGCCAGATCTCCGGGAAACAACCCCCCCTCCAGACCACTGGCCCCCTGAGAGGCTGTAACTCTCTGCCAGCTGTTACAAACACAAAAGAGGACTTGCCTGGCACCCTGGCAGTTACCTGTTTGTTCATGACGATGTAGATGACAGGGTTGTAGATGGCCGAGCTCTTGGCAAAGAATGCTGGGATGGTCATGAAGATGGGCCCGAAGTCTGACCCCTGGTTGGTGAAGATGTAGAATGCCACACTGGCATAGGGCACCCAGCAGATCAGGAAGGAGATGACCATGATGATGACCATGCGGGTCACTTCCTTCTCTGCCTTCTGGGTGGTGGCAgactcctgctgctgggcagcagcctgTGGGCATGGATGGAAACACAGGGCAGTCAGAGGGTGATGCACCACCAGGGACTCAGGGTCAGGGTACTCAAGCTGCACATCTGGAGTTTGCTATTTCCCTCCTCATGGATGGCCAGGCTGGCCCCTGGAGGGCCCTGTCACCGTTCTCCAGCCTGGTGTGGGGCCCTggccagcactgggacaggggtgGCCCTATTGGCCACTGCATCTGGCAAGTACCCACCTCCTTGACAGTGCAGACCAGGTTCCCGTAGCAGAAGAAAATGATTGCCAGCGGGATCATGAAGTGAACCACAAACATGTAGATGACAAAAGATTCATTGTTGACCTCTGGCTTGAGCGTGTAATAGTCGATCCCACAGGAGCACTGCATGCCCTCGGGGATGTACCTGAAGGTGAGCCCAGCAGTTAGCACCCAGCAGAGGAGACTGGCTGGAGGCCACGGCCAAGCCACCAGCCAAGCTCCCACCCCTGACCCTGGCTCCAGTGCCTTCCCTACCTGGACCAGCCGAAAAGGGGGGGGGCTGCACAGGCCAAGGCCATGATCCAGGAGAAGGCAACGCCCATGATGGCGTGGTTCTCCCCGAAGCGGAAGTTGCTCATGGGCTTGCAGACCACTACGTATCTTTCGATGGCCAGGACCACCAGTGACCAAAGAGCAATTTCACCTGCAccagggagagggacagaaaGGACACAGGGACtttgagcagcaggaaatgaaaacaCCCTGATGGCAGCATGAGGCCTCAGACTGATGCTCCTGAGGACACCCCCTGGCAGCAGCTTAATCTTCACTGAGggttcagaaagaaaaatgagaaatggtCAAGGGCAGATGTGGTAGGATAGTGTGAGAAGACCCttctcactgtgctgctgaCCCACAGCAACCACTTTGCTGCAAAGTTTTGA harbors:
- the RHO gene encoding rhodopsin, with protein sequence MNGTEGQDFYVPMSNKTGVVRSPFEYPQYYLAEPWKYSALAAYMFMLILLGFPINFLTLYVTIQHKKLRTPLNYILLNLAVADLFMVFGGFTTTMYTSMNGYFVFGVTGCYIEGFFATLGGEIALWSLVVLAIERYVVVCKPMSNFRFGENHAIMGVAFSWIMALACAAPPLFGWSRYIPEGMQCSCGIDYYTLKPEVNNESFVIYMFVVHFMIPLAIIFFCYGNLVCTVKEAAAQQQESATTQKAEKEVTRMVIIMVISFLICWVPYASVAFYIFTNQGSDFGPIFMTIPAFFAKSSAIYNPVIYIVMNKQFRNCMITTLCCGKNPLGDEDTSAGKTETSSVSTSQVSPA